From Pedobacter cryoconitis, one genomic window encodes:
- the gldG gene encoding gliding motility-associated ABC transporter substrate-binding protein GldG: MVNKKIKIILFAVLLVLLNILANYFYTRFDFTKEKRFTLNPKSRAVLNKAQQQITITVFLDGELPAAFKRLQHATADLLNDYKANSSVKIKVVFTDPIGGLPAEEQDTVLHQLYNIGIEPTNLNIKKDAGFTQKMVFPMAIVQAGERQIPVRLLQNLDAGGNYEDNINNSIQNLEYVFTSAIKKVSTGENPRIGFTEGNGEPSDLYLSDAMKALSDSYEVGRVDLNQISKQGLDKLKILFVTKPQHELSEAVKYKINYFVMNGGSVVWSIDQVSASLDSLQGKGEQLAFNNKLNLDDMLFMYGARVNYNLVADLNCAEIPIAMNGGAGRDIQMAPWIYYPVLVPDTLNNMVRNIDGIKTEFLSTVDTIGVKGIHKTAILRTSPYHITYNTPKLLSLGIVAEAPDQKLYSNPPQNAAILLEGVFPSVFLNRAVPAGITENYGGTAQSKKTKMIVIGDGDIFLNQVSGRDGSVFPLGFDRYTQRNFGNKAFLLNVADYLSSDDNLIEIRNKEVKVRLLDKQLLRQSKTKWQFINLILPLLLLISFAIFQHYYRKYKYAR, translated from the coding sequence ATGGTAAATAAGAAAATTAAAATAATACTTTTCGCTGTTTTGCTTGTGTTATTAAACATCCTGGCGAACTACTTTTATACGCGTTTTGATTTTACGAAGGAGAAACGATTCACCTTAAATCCAAAATCCAGAGCAGTTTTAAATAAGGCACAGCAGCAAATTACCATTACCGTCTTTTTAGATGGAGAACTGCCTGCCGCTTTTAAACGTTTACAACATGCTACCGCAGATTTACTGAATGACTATAAAGCAAATTCTTCGGTAAAGATCAAAGTTGTGTTTACTGATCCGATTGGTGGATTACCAGCAGAAGAACAAGACACCGTTTTACATCAGCTCTATAATATAGGTATTGAACCTACAAATCTGAATATCAAAAAAGATGCGGGCTTTACACAGAAAATGGTATTCCCGATGGCTATTGTGCAAGCGGGGGAAAGACAAATTCCAGTGCGGTTACTTCAGAATCTTGATGCTGGAGGTAACTATGAGGATAATATCAATAACTCTATTCAAAATCTGGAATATGTATTCACTTCAGCAATTAAAAAGGTAAGTACAGGAGAGAATCCACGGATAGGATTTACAGAAGGAAATGGCGAACCATCAGACCTGTATTTAAGTGACGCAATGAAAGCCTTATCTGATAGTTATGAAGTAGGGCGGGTAGATTTGAATCAGATTAGTAAGCAGGGGCTGGACAAACTTAAAATTCTTTTCGTTACTAAACCTCAGCACGAGCTTTCGGAAGCGGTAAAATATAAGATCAATTATTTTGTAATGAATGGGGGCAGTGTGGTCTGGAGTATAGATCAGGTGAGTGCCAGTCTGGATAGTTTACAAGGCAAAGGGGAGCAGCTTGCTTTTAATAATAAGCTGAATCTGGATGATATGCTGTTTATGTATGGAGCAAGGGTAAATTATAACCTGGTTGCTGACTTAAATTGTGCAGAAATTCCTATTGCGATGAATGGGGGGGCAGGACGTGATATTCAAATGGCTCCCTGGATATATTATCCGGTATTAGTTCCGGATACATTGAACAATATGGTTAGGAATATTGATGGGATAAAAACAGAATTCTTAAGTACGGTTGATACGATTGGTGTAAAGGGAATTCATAAAACAGCAATTCTTCGTACTTCCCCTTACCATATTACTTACAATACGCCTAAACTTTTGTCTTTGGGAATTGTTGCTGAAGCACCGGACCAGAAATTATATTCCAACCCCCCGCAAAATGCAGCGATATTATTGGAGGGTGTATTTCCTTCGGTATTTTTAAACCGGGCTGTTCCTGCGGGGATTACGGAAAATTACGGTGGTACTGCGCAAAGTAAAAAGACTAAAATGATTGTGATTGGTGATGGTGATATTTTCCTGAACCAGGTAAGCGGCAGAGATGGTTCTGTTTTTCCGCTTGGTTTTGACAGGTACACGCAGCGGAATTTTGGAAACAAGGCTTTTCTGCTAAATGTTGCAGATTATTTGTCAAGTGATGATAATTTAATTGAAATCAGGAATAAAGAGGTAAAGGTCAGGCTACTGGATAAACAGTTACTTAGACAATCAAAAACTAAATGGCAATTTATTAATCTTATATTGCCATTATTACTGTTAATATCGTTCGCAATTTTTCAACATTATTACCGCAAGTATAAGTATGCAAGGTAA
- the dnaN gene encoding DNA polymerase III subunit beta, whose product MRFIVSTSTLLKHLQTVNGASSSSTVLPILENFLFEIKDGSLTISATDLQTSMTTSLPVESKEGGKVAVPSRILLDTLKTLPDQPISFNIDDATFSIEISAGDGKYKLSGENGDDFPKIPVVENASSVNLPASVLTEAIIKTIFAVSNDELRPAMTGVFCQLSDQFITFVATDAHKLVRYRRMDSKADKTASFILPKKALTLLKAALPSTDINVSVDYNATSAFFKFENINLVCRLIDERYPDYEAVIPANNPNKLIIDRALFLNTLRRVVIFANKTTHQVRLKINGSELNISSEDLDFANEAHERLSCQYEGEDLEIGFNARFLIEMLSNLSGEEVTLELSTPNRAGLLIPQTNDENEDVLMLVMPVMLNNYN is encoded by the coding sequence ATGAGATTTATTGTATCCACATCAACGCTATTAAAACATTTACAAACGGTTAATGGTGCTTCAAGCAGCAGTACTGTTTTGCCGATACTGGAAAATTTCCTTTTCGAGATTAAAGACGGAAGTTTAACTATTTCTGCCACAGATTTGCAGACCAGTATGACTACTTCTTTACCTGTTGAATCAAAAGAGGGCGGAAAAGTTGCTGTACCTTCAAGAATCTTATTAGATACTTTGAAAACACTTCCTGATCAACCAATTTCTTTCAATATTGATGATGCTACATTTTCTATTGAAATTAGTGCAGGTGACGGAAAGTACAAACTGAGCGGAGAAAATGGAGATGATTTCCCTAAAATTCCAGTAGTGGAAAATGCTTCTTCGGTAAACTTGCCAGCTTCAGTTTTAACAGAAGCAATTATCAAAACTATTTTTGCAGTGAGTAATGACGAACTGCGTCCGGCAATGACAGGTGTTTTTTGCCAGTTATCTGATCAGTTTATCACTTTTGTAGCTACTGATGCACACAAATTGGTAAGATACAGACGTATGGACAGCAAAGCAGATAAAACAGCTTCGTTCATTCTGCCTAAAAAAGCACTGACCTTATTAAAAGCAGCTTTACCTTCAACAGATATTAATGTATCAGTTGATTATAACGCAACCAGCGCATTCTTCAAATTTGAGAATATTAACCTGGTATGCCGTTTAATCGATGAGCGTTACCCTGACTATGAAGCAGTAATCCCTGCCAACAATCCTAATAAATTAATTATTGACAGGGCTTTATTCCTGAACACTTTACGCCGTGTAGTTATTTTCGCAAATAAAACAACACACCAGGTAAGGTTAAAAATCAACGGTAGTGAATTAAATATCTCTTCTGAAGATCTTGACTTTGCAAATGAAGCGCATGAACGTTTAAGCTGTCAATATGAAGGTGAAGACCTTGAAATTGGCTTTAATGCACGTTTCCTGATCGAAATGTTAAGCAATCTTTCTGGTGAAGAAGTGACTTTAGAACTTTCTACACCTAACCGTGCTGGCTTATTGATCCCTCAGACCAATGACGAAAACGAAGATGTCCTTATGCTGGTTATGCCAGTTATGCTGAACAACTATAATTAA
- a CDS encoding VTT domain-containing protein, whose protein sequence is MDIINQLIQFILHTDVELVKLVSNYQTWTYLILFLIIFAETGFVVTPFLPGDSMLFAVGALIAKGNTGLDIWIMFLILAIAAILGNSLNYRLGSFFGVKVFKEGNKILKLEYYNKSHMFFEKHGGKAIIFSRFLPIFRTIAPFVAGVAKMPFGRFTYYNIIGGIGWIASLLFAGFLLGQIPIVRDNFSIVILFIAVVTFAPVIFAAVKSRFKPKDIIES, encoded by the coding sequence ATGGACATCATCAATCAGCTGATACAGTTTATTCTGCACACAGATGTAGAATTGGTTAAGCTGGTAAGCAATTACCAGACCTGGACCTATCTTATTTTATTCCTAATTATTTTTGCCGAAACCGGATTTGTAGTGACTCCATTTTTACCTGGTGATTCTATGTTGTTCGCAGTAGGAGCGTTGATTGCTAAAGGCAACACTGGTCTGGATATCTGGATTATGTTTCTTATCCTCGCTATTGCAGCTATATTGGGTAACAGTTTAAACTATCGTCTGGGTAGTTTCTTTGGGGTAAAGGTCTTCAAGGAAGGAAATAAAATCTTAAAGCTGGAATATTATAATAAATCACATATGTTCTTTGAAAAACATGGTGGTAAAGCGATAATTTTTAGCCGTTTCCTTCCAATTTTCAGAACTATAGCTCCTTTTGTTGCTGGTGTAGCGAAAATGCCATTTGGCAGATTTACTTATTACAATATCATTGGAGGAATAGGATGGATTGCAAGTTTACTTTTTGCAGGATTTTTACTGGGACAGATTCCGATTGTCAGAGATAACTTCTCTATCGTAATTCTGTTCATCGCCGTAGTTACATTTGCCCCTGTAATTTTTGCAGCAGTCAAATCAAGATTCAAACCTAAAGATATTATAGAGAGCTAA
- a CDS encoding zinc dependent phospholipase C family protein yields MKRPFIFVFFLALTLLTSSWGFFAHMRINRLAVFTLPAGMNRFYKSNIQYLSDHAVDADKRRYADTAEAPRHYLDIEAYEVETDSIPRKWNDAVKKYGLQKLAKNGTLPWQIQRTYYQLVKAFKEKDSLKILSHSAYLGHYISDAHVPLHTTENHNGQLTNQYGIHAFWESRLPELFSEKYSFLVGGALYIDDPLKETWKIITHTHQLVDSVLWIEARLNRSFPAYRKYSYSKRNKQVMKQYAFEYAEAYHTHMNHMVARQMRASILTTGSFWYSAWIDAGQPKLEKMIKVPPDAATEKEIKELNLKFSSGKIIGREN; encoded by the coding sequence ATGAAAAGACCTTTCATTTTCGTATTTTTTTTAGCGCTCACCCTGCTCACCAGTTCCTGGGGCTTTTTTGCACATATGCGGATTAACCGGCTCGCCGTATTTACGCTTCCTGCCGGAATGAACAGATTTTACAAATCCAATATACAATATCTTTCGGATCATGCCGTAGATGCAGATAAAAGACGCTATGCCGATACCGCCGAAGCACCCCGGCATTACCTTGATATAGAAGCTTATGAGGTGGAAACCGATAGTATCCCAAGGAAATGGAATGATGCCGTTAAAAAGTATGGACTGCAAAAACTAGCTAAAAATGGCACATTACCCTGGCAGATCCAGCGTACCTATTATCAATTGGTCAAAGCATTTAAAGAAAAGGATTCTTTGAAAATACTGTCTCATTCTGCCTATTTAGGACATTATATCTCGGATGCACATGTCCCTTTACACACCACCGAAAACCATAACGGACAGTTGACTAACCAATATGGCATCCATGCTTTCTGGGAAAGCCGTTTACCAGAATTATTCTCTGAAAAATATAGTTTTTTAGTGGGCGGAGCCTTATATATTGATGATCCTTTAAAAGAAACCTGGAAAATCATTACCCATACCCATCAGCTCGTTGATAGTGTTCTATGGATCGAAGCGCGTTTAAATCGTAGTTTCCCAGCCTACCGGAAATACAGCTATTCCAAAAGAAATAAACAGGTGATGAAACAATATGCTTTTGAATATGCAGAGGCTTATCATACCCATATGAATCACATGGTTGCCAGGCAAATGCGGGCATCCATTTTAACTACGGGTTCTTTTTGGTATTCGGCATGGATTGATGCCGGACAGCCAAAGCTCGAAAAGATGATTAAAGTACCGCCTGATGCGGCAACAGAGAAGGAAATAAAGGAGCTGAACCTGAAGTTCAGCTCCGGAAAAATTATTGGCAGAGAGAATTAG